One part of the Arabidopsis thaliana chromosome 4, partial sequence genome encodes these proteins:
- a CDS encoding F-box SKIP17-like protein: MDTPNPKRQCCDAFSSIQRPNSVTIAPDFNQNDFDSTISSFLLLPDSPYNSIGCSFDRVQGQVLDSASKASGDDSVRDRLIDRTGKLAFLLLESTKRFSRMRATHYNYNSWSLPDELTIKVFSGLDTKSLMQASACCTMFRKCSIDPLCYSHIDLKMGGKRIFDEIVCSMIHKAGTELRSLKLGRVISSRKGSSFTSTCLTSVIRNHGGLLRSLQLYNRIDRNQVLMRFVISVSSSTVEAFVTSCPSLTTLKLVGFGLKEETVRNLAEGFPKLTYMNLTRTPGISGRFLRDLRTIGRDSPIKTLILRDCHCLDRREIGYFLDSLLNGHFKFIRHIDVTSEVADGGREIIIGKYIITKLKEQRSDVTIVAKSVCF, encoded by the exons ATGGATACTCCAAACCCTAAGCGACAGTGCTGTGATGCTTTCTCCTCGATCCAAAGACCTAATTCTGTTACTATAGCTCCAGATTTCAACCAGAATGACTTTGATTCGACTatctcctcttttcttttgttgccTGATTCGCCATATAATTCTATTGGTTGCTCTTTCGATAGAGTGCAAGGTCAAGTTCTCGACTCTGCTTCCAAAGCTTCCGGTGATGATTCCGTCAGGGATCGTCTCATCGATCGTACTGGCAAACTcgcatttcttcttcttgaatccaCCAAACGATTCTCTCGAATGCGCGCTACTCACTACAATTACAATTCTTGGTCCCTCCCTGATGAACTCACCATTAAG GTGTTTTCGGGGCTTGATACAAAGTCTCTGATGCAAGCTTCAGCATGTTGCACCATGTTCCGCAAATGTTCTATAGACCCTTTATGTTACTCTCACATTGACTTGAAAATGGGTGGCAAACgcatttttgatgaaattgtgTGTAGTATGATTCACAAAGCTGGAACAGAACTCAG ATCCCTTAAACTCGGTCGTGTTATATCTTCACGCAAAGGATCTTCGTTCACAAGCACTTGTCTTACCTCAGTAATTCGTAATCATGG TGGTCTCTTGAGAAGCCTACAACTTTACAATCGTATCGACAGGAACCAAGTCCTTATGCGCTTTGTTATCA GTGTATCTTCTTCAACCGTTGAGGCATTTGTTACCTCCTGCCCCAGCTTAACTACGCTAAAGCTCGTAGGTTTTGGACTAAAGGAAGAAACAGTCAGAAATCTTGCGGAG GGTTTTCCTAAGCTTACATACATGAATCTGACTAGAACGCCTGGAATTAGTGGTCGGTTTTTGAG GGATTTGAGAACTATCGGCAGAGACAGTCCAATCAAGACTCTAATATTGCGTGACTGTCATTGTCTAGATAGG AGAGAAATAGGGTATTTTTTGGATTCACTTCTCAATGGACACTTCAAATTCATTCGACATATT GACGTAACAAGTGAAGTTGCTGATGGGGGTAGGGAAATTATCATAGGAAA GTATATTATAACGAAGCTGAAAGAACAAAGATCAGATGTCACAATTGTAGCCAAATCTGTTTGTTTTTAG
- a CDS encoding F-box/RNI-like superfamily protein (F-box/RNI-like superfamily protein; CONTAINS InterPro DOMAIN/s: F-box domain, Skp2-like (InterPro:IPR022364); BEST Arabidopsis thaliana protein match is: RNI-like superfamily protein (TAIR:AT4G02760.2); Has 1857 Blast hits to 1364 proteins in 199 species: Archae - 3; Bacteria - 120; Metazoa - 715; Fungi - 206; Plants - 319; Viruses - 25; Other Eukaryotes - 469 (source: NCBI BLink).), which translates to MDPPTQSHNSVRTVPGSNHSHTDLIISSFLSFPDSSPISISNSFDRVLDRALASASADESVQDRLVDRTLELASLLLDSTRRCFRKRASVHNSNSWSLPPELTIKVFSMLDTKSMMQAAVCCTMFNKCAMDRLCYSHIDLTTSARYADKGVVSTMINRAGKELRSLKLGRVVRTAGSDSAAPLLSGSCLSPLAYNHGFLGSRLRSLRLYNLRPIKYRSLCDALSVCPNITDLRIVGLYNLTEELFNSLTKKCRLIEHLFLETYGYPRTLESKAGSSLVEFVTNCPNLTSLTLIRFGLTDDWARNLAESCRKLKYLNLSRSPTIKGRFLRELGLSCKENLLKTLILRSCPKLQEKEVLEFCNSLLTGNFKSIRQIDVSSNSGLASSDRGKRCNKPNFPLERLKEERSDVTFVADFPSTSSGKRYGVCDEEELRLIEMMEAEDDEVDEEDDSDDDTDDVSDEDESENDDDMGMGFDVDYLL; encoded by the exons ATGGATCCTCCCACCCAAAGCCATAACTCGGTCCGTACTGTTCCAGGCTCGAATCATAGCCACACCGATTTGATTATCTCATCGTTCCTTTCGTTTCCAGATTCCTCTCCGATCTCCATTAGCAATTCCTTCGATCGAGTCCTTGATAGAGCTCTCGCCTCCGCTTCCGCTGATGAATCCGTTCAGGATCGTCTCGTCGATCGTACTCTCGAACTCGCGTCGCTTCTTCTCGATTCCACTAGGCGTTGCTTCCGTAAGCGAGCTTCTGTTCACAATTCCAATTCCTGGTCCCTCCCTCCAGAACTTACCATTAAG GTCTTTTCGATGCTTGATACAAAGTCTATGATGCAAGCAGCTGTGTGCTGCACCATGTTCAATAAATGTGCAATGGACCGTTTATGTTACTCCCACATCGACCTGACAACGTCTGCTAGATATGCTGATAAAGGAGTTGTGTCTACTATGATCAATCGGGCTGGTAAAGAACTCAG ATCCCTGAAACTTGGTCGTGTTGTTCGTACAGCTGGATCTGATTCTGCTGCACCTTTGCTTAGCGGATCTTGTCTTTCCCCACTAGCATATAATCATGGTTTTCTTGG GAGTCGCTTGAGAAGCCTACGGCTTTACAATCTCAGACCTATAAAATACAGGTCCTTATGCGATGCGTTGTCAGTTTGTCCAAATATCACTGATCTGAGGATTGTGGGATT GTATAACTTAACCGAGGAGCTATTTAAttcattgacaaaaaaatgcCGCTTAATAGAGCACCTGTTCTTAGAGACCTACGGTTATCCAC GTACGTTAGAGAGTAAAGCAGGATCATCCTTAGTAGAGTTTGTGACCAATTGCCCCAACTTAACGTCCCTGACGCTCATACGTTTTGGACTAACCGATGACTGGGCCCGAAATCTTGCTGAG AGTTGTCGTAAACTGAAGTACCTGAATTTGTCCCGATCACCTACAATCAAGGGTCGTTTTTTGAG GGAGTTGGGACTTAGCTGCAAAGAAAATCTACTCAAGACTCTAATATTGCGCAGCTGCCCAAAACTACAGGAG AAAGAAGTATTGGAATTCTGTAACTCACTACTCACAGGGAACTTCAAATCCATTCGGCAAATT GATGTTTCAAGTAACAGTGGATTAGCTTCTTCAGACAGGGGCAAGAGATGTAACAAACCAAA CTTTCCTCTGGAGAGgctgaaagaagaaagatcagATGTCACATTTGTGGCGGATTTTCCATCAACAAG TTCAGGAAAGCGTTATGGTGTGTGCGATGAAGAAGAGCTGAGGCTGATAGAGATGATGGAAGCTGAGGACGATGAAGTggacgaagaagatgactcGGATGACGACACTGACGATGTATCGGATGAAGATGAgtcagaaaatgatgatgacatGGGAATGGGATTTGATGTCGATTATTTGTTGTGA
- a CDS encoding F-box/RNI-like superfamily protein: MKKIKNEPGSLDLGGGAIYKQHSRKRLRRRIQRWVGSMDPPTQSHNSVRTVPGSNHSHTDLIISSFLSFPDSSPISISNSFDRVLDRALASASADESVQDRLVDRTLELASLLLDSTRRCFRKRASVHNSNSWSLPPELTIKVFSMLDTKSMMQAAVCCTMFNKCAMDRLCYSHIDLTTSARYADKGVVSTMINRAGKELRSLKLGRVVRTAGSDSAAPLLSGSCLSPLAYNHGFLGSRLRSLRLYNLRPIKYRSLCDALSVCPNITDLRIVGLYNLTEELFNSLTKKCRLIEHLFLETYGYPRTLESKAGSSLVEFVTNCPNLTSLTLIRFGLTDDWARNLAESCRKLKYLNLSRSPTIKGRFLRELGLSCKENLLKTLILRSCPKLQEKEVLEFCNSLLTGNFKSIRQIDVSSNSGLASSDRGKRCNKPNFPLERLKEERSDVTFVADFPSTSSGKRYGVCDEEELRLIEMMEAEDDEVDEEDDSDDDTDDVSDEDESENDDDMGMGFDVDYLL, encoded by the exons atgaaaaaaataaaaaacgaacCCGGAAGTTTGGACCTTGGAGGCGGAGCCATTTATAAACAACACTCGAGAAAACGCTTGAGAAGACGTATTCAACGTTGGGTTGGTTCCATGGATCCTCCCACCCAAAGCCATAACTCGGTCCGTACTGTTCCAGGCTCGAATCATAGCCACACCGATTTGATTATCTCATCGTTCCTTTCGTTTCCAGATTCCTCTCCGATCTCCATTAGCAATTCCTTCGATCGAGTCCTTGATAGAGCTCTCGCCTCCGCTTCCGCTGATGAATCCGTTCAGGATCGTCTCGTCGATCGTACTCTCGAACTCGCGTCGCTTCTTCTCGATTCCACTAGGCGTTGCTTCCGTAAGCGAGCTTCTGTTCACAATTCCAATTCCTGGTCCCTCCCTCCAGAACTTACCATTAAG GTCTTTTCGATGCTTGATACAAAGTCTATGATGCAAGCAGCTGTGTGCTGCACCATGTTCAATAAATGTGCAATGGACCGTTTATGTTACTCCCACATCGACCTGACAACGTCTGCTAGATATGCTGATAAAGGAGTTGTGTCTACTATGATCAATCGGGCTGGTAAAGAACTCAG ATCCCTGAAACTTGGTCGTGTTGTTCGTACAGCTGGATCTGATTCTGCTGCACCTTTGCTTAGCGGATCTTGTCTTTCCCCACTAGCATATAATCATGGTTTTCTTGG GAGTCGCTTGAGAAGCCTACGGCTTTACAATCTCAGACCTATAAAATACAGGTCCTTATGCGATGCGTTGTCAGTTTGTCCAAATATCACTGATCTGAGGATTGTGGGATT GTATAACTTAACCGAGGAGCTATTTAAttcattgacaaaaaaatgcCGCTTAATAGAGCACCTGTTCTTAGAGACCTACGGTTATCCAC GTACGTTAGAGAGTAAAGCAGGATCATCCTTAGTAGAGTTTGTGACCAATTGCCCCAACTTAACGTCCCTGACGCTCATACGTTTTGGACTAACCGATGACTGGGCCCGAAATCTTGCTGAG AGTTGTCGTAAACTGAAGTACCTGAATTTGTCCCGATCACCTACAATCAAGGGTCGTTTTTTGAG GGAGTTGGGACTTAGCTGCAAAGAAAATCTACTCAAGACTCTAATATTGCGCAGCTGCCCAAAACTACAGGAG AAAGAAGTATTGGAATTCTGTAACTCACTACTCACAGGGAACTTCAAATCCATTCGGCAAATT GATGTTTCAAGTAACAGTGGATTAGCTTCTTCAGACAGGGGCAAGAGATGTAACAAACCAAA CTTTCCTCTGGAGAGgctgaaagaagaaagatcagATGTCACATTTGTGGCGGATTTTCCATCAACAAG TTCAGGAAAGCGTTATGGTGTGTGCGATGAAGAAGAGCTGAGGCTGATAGAGATGATGGAAGCTGAGGACGATGAAGTggacgaagaagatgactcGGATGACGACACTGACGATGTATCGGATGAAGATGAgtcagaaaatgatgatgacatGGGAATGGGATTTGATGTCGATTATTTGTTGTGA